One region of Thermoanaerobaculia bacterium genomic DNA includes:
- a CDS encoding enoyl-CoA hydratase-related protein codes for MSQQFVLVDVKESVARITMNRPDKLNALSDAVLDDLEEVLNELETREDVKVLILTGSGEKAFVAGADIAEIARLSVVEARTMALRGQALFSRIEDYPKPVIAAVNGFALGGGCELAMACHIRLASEKAKFGQPEVKLGIIPGYGGTQRLPRLVGRGMAMELTLSGRMIDAAEALRIGLVNHVYAPDVLLNEAEKLASEIAVQAPVAVRFAREAIHNGVDMPFGHGCNLEAHLFAALFSTEDMQEGTKAFLEKRPAEFTGK; via the coding sequence ATGTCCCAGCAGTTTGTTCTTGTCGATGTCAAGGAGTCAGTTGCACGCATTACCATGAATCGCCCTGACAAGCTCAATGCACTATCCGATGCGGTTCTGGATGACCTGGAAGAAGTTTTGAATGAACTGGAAACCCGGGAGGATGTGAAGGTTCTGATTCTAACGGGATCAGGTGAAAAGGCCTTTGTCGCGGGAGCCGATATTGCTGAAATCGCCAGGCTGTCCGTTGTAGAGGCCAGGACTATGGCTCTTAGAGGGCAGGCGCTCTTTTCTCGAATCGAGGATTATCCCAAACCGGTCATTGCTGCCGTCAACGGTTTTGCCCTGGGCGGGGGCTGCGAACTGGCCATGGCGTGTCATATTCGCCTGGCATCAGAAAAGGCAAAATTTGGCCAACCTGAAGTGAAACTGGGAATTATTCCAGGTTATGGCGGAACACAGAGACTTCCCAGGCTCGTGGGACGGGGCATGGCAATGGAACTGACGCTTTCCGGCCGCATGATTGATGCCGCCGAAGCCCTGCGTATCGGACTTGTCAACCATGTGTACGCTCCGGATGTTCTGCTGAATGAAGCGGAAAAACTTGCCTCGGAGATTGCGGTTCAAGCTCCTGTAGCGGTTCGATTTGCACGCGAAGCGATCCATAACGGTGTGGATATGCCTTTTGGCCATGGATGCAATCTGGAAGCTCATCTTTTTGCTGCGCTCTTTTCCACCGAAGATATGCAGGAAGGTACGAAGGCGTTTCTGGAAAAACGACCAGCAGAGTTTACGGGAAAATAG
- a CDS encoding glycosyltransferase family 2 protein: MAELELSVVLPCLNEEETIGSCIEEIKSTLHESDIDYEIVIADNGSTDRSVNISQKLGARVVHVARRGYGNAYLGAIPETMGRFILMADSDMSYDFKEIPRFMAAAREGADLVLGSRLRGSIDPGSMPFLHRHLGTPVLTLLLNLMFRTSISDSQSGMRIFTREAWNQMNLGSPGMEYASEMLVKAARLGLTIREIPIHFRKDGRTRPPHLRSFRDGWRHLRFLFLFSPFYLFLLPAALFTVSGILSLGLSLYGLQLFGRTYSFHMSLLGLVLLVVGNQILLFGLFARLHPLARAARGDRLELWFRERFRLEPWMILFTGLTLIGLAGDLLLLARWILDGMGTIPSRESVLIITLAAMVITGIQGFFAGLYLSVLHINRYGLK; the protein is encoded by the coding sequence ATGGCCGAACTGGAACTTTCCGTTGTGCTCCCCTGCCTTAACGAAGAGGAAACGATTGGTTCCTGTATTGAAGAGATCAAGTCGACCCTCCATGAATCAGACATCGATTATGAGATTGTAATTGCCGACAATGGATCCACGGATCGATCTGTAAATATTTCGCAAAAACTTGGCGCAAGAGTTGTTCACGTAGCCCGGCGCGGTTACGGAAACGCCTACCTTGGAGCCATTCCCGAAACAATGGGCCGTTTCATCCTGATGGCGGATTCCGATATGTCCTATGACTTCAAGGAGATCCCTCGATTCATGGCTGCAGCCCGGGAAGGGGCGGATCTGGTCCTTGGATCCAGGCTGCGCGGCTCGATTGATCCCGGGTCAATGCCCTTTTTGCATCGTCACCTGGGGACTCCCGTTCTTACACTTCTGCTCAACCTTATGTTCAGGACCTCGATCTCCGACAGTCAGTCGGGAATGCGTATCTTCACCCGGGAGGCATGGAACCAAATGAACCTTGGTTCTCCAGGTATGGAGTACGCATCCGAAATGCTTGTCAAAGCGGCACGGCTGGGGCTTACAATCCGGGAAATCCCCATCCACTTTCGGAAAGACGGCAGAACACGCCCTCCTCATCTTCGATCGTTCCGGGATGGCTGGCGCCACTTACGATTTCTCTTCCTGTTCAGCCCCTTCTATCTCTTTCTTCTGCCCGCCGCACTTTTTACGGTTTCGGGCATCCTTTCCCTGGGTCTGAGCCTGTACGGGCTGCAGCTTTTCGGAAGAACGTACTCCTTTCACATGAGCCTGCTGGGTCTTGTTCTTCTTGTCGTGGGTAACCAGATCCTGCTCTTCGGACTCTTTGCCAGGCTCCACCCTCTTGCCCGTGCGGCAAGGGGCGATCGTCTTGAGCTTTGGTTCAGAGAACGTTTCCGTCTTGAGCCGTGGATGATTCTTTTCACAGGGCTGACCCTCATTGGCCTTGCAGGAGACCTCTTACTTCTGGCCCGATGGATTCTTGATGGAATGGGGACAATACCCTCGAGAGAATCCGTTTTAATCATCACCCTTGCCGCCATGGTTATTACGGGCATTCAGGGATTCTTTGCCGGTCTGTACCTTTCCGTACTCCATATCAACCGTTACGGTTTAAAATAG
- a CDS encoding tetratricopeptide repeat protein, whose amino-acid sequence MRRILIVAFIMITTILWAQAPSRVQGKVTNSEGEPIPDVKISVTDQKIESNAKILTTDKKGYYSIAVTDGTHTYLFLLEKEGYVSWQEVIKPTIFDTLEKNFVLKTQEEANEMQRQKMLEDKPHLGKYEEGRLLLLDNKLAEAEAKFKEALALEPTYHLAHLALANIYYQQGDCDKAEKEARITLEADEESASAYVLLIGCATKRGDKETALAYQKILDTLQPDSPESLYNAAANLINQQNDEEAAKKLEEAVSIDPEFAKAYFELGFCYMRLGDMAKAKEYLQKYIEKAPDGDRVNDAKEAIKWL is encoded by the coding sequence ATGAGACGCATTCTGATTGTTGCATTCATCATGATCACTACCATTCTCTGGGCACAGGCACCCAGTCGGGTACAGGGAAAGGTTACAAACTCCGAGGGAGAACCCATTCCGGATGTTAAGATCTCCGTGACCGATCAGAAAATCGAATCCAACGCCAAAATCCTTACAACAGACAAGAAAGGGTACTATTCCATCGCGGTAACCGATGGAACGCACACCTATCTTTTCCTCCTGGAAAAAGAAGGCTATGTATCCTGGCAGGAAGTGATCAAACCGACCATTTTCGACACCCTGGAGAAAAATTTTGTCCTCAAAACTCAGGAAGAGGCCAATGAGATGCAGCGGCAGAAAATGCTGGAAGATAAGCCTCATCTTGGAAAATATGAGGAAGGCCGTCTGTTGCTCCTGGATAACAAGCTTGCTGAAGCGGAAGCCAAATTCAAGGAGGCTCTGGCTCTGGAGCCCACCTATCATCTTGCTCACCTGGCCCTCGCCAACATCTATTATCAGCAGGGAGATTGCGACAAAGCTGAAAAGGAAGCCAGGATCACCCTTGAAGCGGACGAGGAATCTGCATCGGCCTATGTGCTTCTCATCGGATGTGCCACAAAACGGGGAGACAAAGAAACCGCACTCGCGTACCAGAAGATCCTGGACACACTGCAACCCGACAGCCCTGAAAGCCTGTATAACGCTGCCGCCAACCTCATCAACCAGCAGAACGATGAGGAAGCCGCGAAAAAACTGGAAGAAGCCGTATCCATCGATCCCGAATTTGCAAAGGCCTATTTTGAACTCGGTTTTTGCTACATGAGACTGGGCGATATGGCAAAAGCCAAGGAATATTTGCAGAAATACATTGAAAAAGCTCCGGATGGAGATCGAGTAAATGACGCAAAAGAAGCCATAAAGTGGCTCTGA
- the lepA gene encoding translation elongation factor 4, protein MKKIRNFSIIAHIDHGKSTLADRLLEHTGSVDVRKMKQQILDDLDVEREHGITIKSRAVTILYKGYKLNFIDTPGHVDFSYEVSRSLSACEGALLVVDATQGVQAQTLANAYLAISDDLHIIPVLNKIDLPAADIEMSMDQIERVVGIPAEDAIQVSAKTGVGVDKVLDAIIDRIPPPTGDDDAPLQALLIDAWYDSYRGVHMLVRVVNGKISRGNVIRFMSTKRSFEVDRIGVHSPFPTEIDTLLSGEVGYLSAGIKDLSQTKIGDTITLHERPCSSPLPGFHEMKSMVFAGLYPVDPRDFEELRQALGKLSLNDSAIHFQPETSQALGFGFRCGFLGLLHMSIVQERLEREFDLNLITTSPAVSYRVHLTSGEEREISNPDELPPTQYIAKIEEPRMIVTIITPDEYLGPLLKLCEERRGIQRKMEYIGHKMVLLEYNLPLAEIIMDFYDRLKTFSRGYATMDYQLLGFSEGDLIKLTILINGQPLDALSIIVHKEMAYTRGKKLVEKLKEVIPRQLFEVIIQSAVGQRVISRDRIPPLRKNVIAKCYGGDITRKRKLLEKQKEGKKRMKQVGRVEIPQDAFLSILRLDE, encoded by the coding sequence ATGAAAAAAATTCGGAATTTCAGCATTATTGCTCACATCGACCATGGAAAGTCCACCCTGGCCGACAGGCTTTTGGAACATACGGGCTCCGTTGATGTTCGAAAAATGAAGCAACAGATTCTGGATGATCTGGACGTGGAACGGGAGCATGGTATCACGATCAAATCCCGGGCGGTAACCATCCTCTACAAAGGGTATAAATTGAACTTCATCGATACTCCCGGCCACGTGGATTTTTCTTACGAAGTCTCGCGATCCCTTTCCGCGTGTGAAGGAGCACTTCTTGTCGTGGATGCCACGCAGGGGGTTCAGGCTCAGACTCTGGCCAACGCCTATCTGGCCATTTCAGACGATTTACACATTATTCCGGTTCTGAACAAGATTGATCTTCCTGCGGCCGATATCGAGATGTCGATGGACCAGATTGAACGGGTTGTGGGAATTCCCGCCGAGGATGCCATTCAGGTTTCTGCCAAGACCGGGGTTGGAGTGGACAAAGTCCTGGATGCGATCATCGATCGCATTCCGCCTCCCACGGGAGATGATGATGCCCCCCTCCAGGCCCTCCTCATTGACGCCTGGTATGATTCCTACCGCGGTGTCCACATGCTGGTACGTGTCGTGAACGGAAAGATCTCGCGGGGTAATGTTATCCGTTTCATGTCAACAAAGAGGAGCTTTGAAGTTGACCGGATCGGTGTCCACAGTCCTTTTCCCACCGAGATTGATACACTCCTGAGCGGGGAAGTGGGCTATCTGTCCGCCGGGATCAAAGATCTGTCCCAGACCAAAATTGGCGATACGATTACCCTTCATGAGAGGCCCTGTTCTTCCCCCCTGCCCGGGTTTCATGAAATGAAGTCCATGGTGTTTGCCGGACTTTACCCCGTGGATCCAAGGGATTTTGAGGAGCTCCGCCAGGCTCTCGGCAAGTTGTCCCTTAACGACTCCGCCATTCACTTTCAACCGGAAACCAGCCAGGCGCTGGGCTTTGGATTCCGATGCGGCTTCCTTGGGCTTCTCCACATGTCGATCGTACAGGAGCGGCTGGAAAGGGAATTTGATCTGAACCTGATTACGACCTCTCCCGCGGTTTCCTACAGGGTTCACCTCACGAGTGGTGAAGAACGGGAGATATCCAATCCTGACGAACTTCCACCCACGCAGTATATTGCAAAAATTGAAGAACCAAGGATGATCGTTACGATCATCACACCGGATGAATATCTGGGTCCTCTTCTGAAGCTCTGTGAGGAACGAAGGGGAATACAAAGAAAGATGGAATACATCGGCCATAAGATGGTCCTTCTGGAGTACAACCTTCCTCTGGCCGAAATCATCATGGATTTTTATGATCGGTTGAAGACATTCAGTCGCGGTTATGCAACGATGGATTATCAGTTGCTGGGATTCAGTGAGGGAGATCTGATCAAGTTGACGATTTTAATCAACGGGCAGCCGCTCGATGCTCTGTCTATCATCGTACACAAGGAAATGGCCTATACGAGAGGCAAAAAACTCGTGGAGAAGCTGAAGGAGGTTATCCCGCGCCAGCTCTTTGAAGTCATCATCCAATCGGCTGTGGGACAGAGAGTGATATCACGTGACCGGATACCTCCCCTGCGGAAAAATGTAATTGCAAAGTGTTATGGTGGGGATATCACAAGAAAGCGCAAATTGCTGGAGAAGCAAAAAGAGGGAAAAAAACGGATGAAACAGGTTGGACGGGTTGAAATTCCTCAGGATGCATTTCTATCCATTTTGCGCCTTGATGAGTAA
- the tsaD gene encoding tRNA (adenosine(37)-N6)-threonylcarbamoyltransferase complex transferase subunit TsaD has product MKYVLGIETSCDETSVALVGETGRVLDQITSTQIEVHRPFHGVVPEIAARHHLINLPVLYESIWKKTGLTLSDVDLISVTRGPGLIAALLVGVAFSRSLALSSGIPLLGINHLEGHLFSPFIEKNRPESFLGLVVSGSHASVYLVRGNTIQRLNGTRDDAPGEAFDKVAKLMKLSYPGGPVIDRLSGSGDPEAFRFKNPIMSDGSLDFSFSGIKSAVSRIVDREGDSLFQDGNLTQRGLDLLASFQNAVVNHLWDRVRKLWETYPVECIAVSGGVAANSRLQSVLQAWAAERGVNLALPPLKYITDNAAMIAHHAFHLRKAGCGFDDPVLFDADPRLGQYA; this is encoded by the coding sequence ATGAAATACGTCCTCGGTATTGAAACTTCCTGCGACGAAACCTCCGTCGCCCTGGTGGGAGAGACGGGTCGGGTCCTGGATCAGATAACCTCGACTCAGATCGAGGTTCACCGTCCCTTTCATGGGGTTGTTCCCGAAATCGCCGCACGGCACCACCTCATCAATCTTCCTGTCCTCTATGAATCAATCTGGAAAAAGACGGGTCTCACCCTGTCCGATGTTGACCTGATTTCTGTGACCAGGGGACCCGGTCTGATTGCGGCCCTTCTGGTGGGTGTGGCGTTTTCCCGGAGCCTCGCCCTCTCTTCGGGGATCCCTCTCCTGGGTATCAATCATCTGGAAGGTCACCTCTTTTCTCCCTTTATCGAGAAAAACCGGCCGGAATCCTTTCTGGGTCTAGTGGTATCAGGCAGCCACGCTTCCGTGTACCTTGTCCGGGGGAATACGATCCAAAGGCTGAATGGAACCCGTGACGATGCACCGGGAGAGGCCTTCGACAAGGTGGCAAAGCTGATGAAGCTGTCCTATCCGGGTGGACCGGTCATTGACAGATTGTCCGGAAGTGGGGACCCGGAAGCATTTCGCTTCAAGAATCCGATAATGAGTGATGGATCTCTGGATTTCAGTTTCAGTGGGATCAAGTCGGCGGTATCCCGGATTGTAGACAGGGAAGGGGATTCCCTTTTTCAGGATGGGAACCTTACACAGCGAGGTCTTGATCTCCTGGCCTCGTTCCAGAACGCCGTGGTAAACCATCTCTGGGACCGGGTACGAAAGCTCTGGGAAACCTATCCTGTGGAATGTATTGCAGTTTCCGGCGGTGTGGCCGCCAATTCACGGCTTCAGAGTGTTCTGCAGGCATGGGCAGCGGAACGCGGCGTGAACCTGGCCCTGCCTCCACTGAAATATATCACCGATAATGCAGCCATGATCGCCCACCATGCATTTCACCTCAGAAAGGCCGGTTGTGGTTTTGACGATCCCGTTCTTTTCGATGCCGATCCAAGACTTGGACAATACGCATGA
- the mtnA gene encoding S-methyl-5-thioribose-1-phosphate isomerase, translating into MIEKTKTFSPMKWRNGRLSLLDQRVLPAEEVWLTCEDCQSVADAIRDMVVRGAPAIGVTAAYGMALAAKEGIDLEDARQMLLATRPTAVNLGWAISRMEGIWRKSGGDWKFLKTEADRIMEEDIEANLRMGELGAELIGQVGCVMTICNAGALATAGYGTALGVIRSLFRQNRDLMVMVPETRPWLQGARLTAWELQRDGINVTVITDNMVGWTMKQKNVQAVITGADRIVASGDAANKIGTYGMAHLAAAHKIPFYIAAPWSTVDMKLASGDDIPIEERDPEEVKAFRGLKIAPDSADAWHPAFDVTPGRLISAIITERGIAQPPLNQSLRALQ; encoded by the coding sequence ATGATTGAGAAAACTAAAACCTTTTCGCCCATGAAATGGAGGAACGGTCGCCTTTCTTTGCTGGATCAGCGAGTTCTTCCTGCCGAGGAGGTATGGCTCACATGTGAGGATTGTCAGTCCGTAGCGGACGCAATACGGGATATGGTTGTGCGGGGGGCGCCTGCAATCGGAGTCACTGCTGCTTACGGTATGGCCCTTGCCGCAAAGGAGGGAATTGATCTTGAGGACGCCAGACAGATGCTCCTCGCCACTCGTCCCACCGCGGTGAATCTGGGATGGGCCATATCCAGGATGGAAGGGATCTGGAGAAAATCAGGCGGGGACTGGAAATTTCTCAAGACGGAAGCGGATCGAATCATGGAGGAAGATATTGAAGCCAACCTTCGCATGGGAGAGCTGGGAGCCGAACTGATTGGTCAGGTCGGGTGTGTGATGACCATCTGTAATGCAGGAGCTCTGGCTACAGCAGGATATGGGACGGCGCTGGGTGTGATCCGCAGTCTTTTCAGACAAAACAGGGATCTCATGGTTATGGTGCCGGAAACACGCCCCTGGCTGCAGGGAGCCCGTCTTACAGCATGGGAGCTTCAAAGGGACGGGATCAACGTAACGGTGATCACGGACAATATGGTTGGCTGGACGATGAAGCAAAAAAACGTTCAGGCTGTGATTACGGGGGCGGATCGAATCGTTGCCAGCGGGGATGCGGCAAACAAGATCGGAACCTATGGAATGGCACACCTCGCCGCAGCCCATAAGATACCCTTTTATATCGCAGCTCCCTGGTCTACCGTCGATATGAAATTGGCATCCGGGGATGACATTCCCATCGAGGAACGGGATCCTGAGGAAGTGAAAGCCTTTCGGGGCCTGAAGATTGCTCCTGATTCCGCCGATGCCTGGCATCCGGCCTTTGATGTTACTCCCGGCCGACTCATCAGCGCCATCATCACAGAACGGGGAATTGCTCAACCGCCTCTGAATCAATCTCTCCGCGCACTCCAATGA
- a CDS encoding DUF4139 domain-containing protein, which yields MRNPTIVSILALGILCGAVTVKPASPEEPGIVRSDASDQESVHLTVYNQNRALVNEVRNVNFPGGMVNLWFQDVASQIMPETVAIKGITGAEFTVREQNYEFDLLSPQKLLEKYLDRDVDLVRLDRDEDRTVEKRTRAHLLSTNNGTVWQIGDRIVVNPPYAYLEFPQLPANLYAKPTLVWLLDAKKGSARVQTTYLTQNITWKADYVFTLDEKDTGGDMIGWVTLTNNSGATYTHATLKLIAGDVNVVQDREPMMRYAQKGVLAESAPQFEEKSFFEYHMYTLQRPATLNDRQQKQIELLHADEFGVEKQFIARGQRWYYSQRIGDVQKPKVEVAVKVMNSEKNGLGLPLPKGTVRVYKRDTDGSSQFIGEDTIDHTPRDESIYLTLGNAFDLVTERRQTDYRVISDCVRESAFEIKVRNHKKEPATLRLIEPVGGEWEMLNHSHPFIKMDAFTLEFPVPVNPDEEVVVTYRVRLKYC from the coding sequence ATGCGAAATCCAACCATTGTATCCATTCTTGCCCTCGGTATTCTGTGCGGTGCGGTGACGGTGAAACCGGCCTCACCGGAAGAGCCCGGAATTGTCAGGTCCGATGCATCGGATCAGGAGTCGGTACATCTTACCGTTTATAACCAGAACCGCGCCCTGGTGAATGAGGTAAGAAACGTAAACTTCCCGGGCGGGATGGTGAATCTCTGGTTCCAGGATGTGGCATCGCAGATTATGCCGGAAACTGTGGCCATCAAGGGGATCACGGGCGCGGAGTTTACGGTACGGGAACAAAATTACGAATTTGATCTTTTATCCCCTCAGAAGCTTCTTGAAAAGTACCTGGATCGGGATGTCGATCTGGTTCGACTGGACCGCGATGAAGACAGAACCGTGGAAAAGCGGACGAGGGCCCATCTCCTCTCTACAAATAATGGCACAGTGTGGCAGATCGGGGACAGAATCGTGGTGAATCCCCCGTATGCGTACCTGGAGTTTCCGCAGCTTCCCGCCAACCTTTACGCAAAGCCGACTCTTGTCTGGCTGTTGGACGCGAAAAAGGGAAGCGCAAGGGTTCAGACGACGTATCTGACCCAGAATATTACATGGAAAGCTGACTATGTCTTTACTCTTGACGAAAAGGATACAGGTGGAGACATGATCGGCTGGGTCACGCTGACGAACAATTCCGGAGCTACCTATACCCATGCCACCCTGAAGCTCATTGCCGGTGACGTCAACGTTGTACAGGATAGAGAGCCGATGATGCGGTATGCACAGAAGGGGGTCCTGGCAGAATCCGCACCCCAATTTGAAGAAAAGTCCTTTTTCGAATATCACATGTACACTCTTCAGAGGCCCGCCACGCTGAATGATCGCCAGCAAAAACAGATTGAGCTGCTGCACGCAGATGAGTTCGGAGTTGAAAAGCAGTTCATAGCCCGGGGGCAGCGCTGGTACTACAGCCAGAGAATCGGAGATGTCCAGAAGCCCAAAGTCGAGGTGGCTGTCAAAGTTATGAATTCTGAGAAGAATGGACTCGGTTTACCCCTTCCCAAAGGTACAGTCCGGGTTTACAAACGGGATACGGACGGTTCGTCCCAGTTCATCGGGGAGGATACCATCGATCACACACCCCGGGATGAGTCGATCTATCTGACACTCGGAAACGCTTTCGATCTGGTCACAGAAAGGCGTCAGACCGATTATCGGGTAATATCCGACTGTGTCCGAGAATCCGCTTTTGAAATCAAGGTTCGGAACCATAAGAAAGAGCCCGCCACGCTGAGACTTATTGAGCCTGTAGGTGGGGAATGGGAAATGTTGAACCATTCGCACCCATTTATCAAGATGGATGCCTTTACCCTTGAATTTCCCGTTCCGGTCAATCCCGACGAAGAGGTTGTCGTTACCTATCGGGTCCGTCTTAAGTACTGTTAA
- a CDS encoding lipid-A-disaccharide synthase N-terminal domain-containing protein yields MKMNFWLIWGFIGQACFFSRFLIQWMVSEKEKRSVIPVQFWYFSLIGGSMLLVYAIQLKDPVFILGQAGGAFIYLRNLMLIYRNRGKESDSTIS; encoded by the coding sequence ATGAAGATGAATTTTTGGCTGATCTGGGGCTTTATCGGGCAGGCATGTTTCTTTTCGCGTTTTCTGATCCAGTGGATGGTATCCGAGAAGGAAAAACGAAGTGTTATCCCTGTTCAGTTCTGGTATTTTTCGCTGATTGGAGGATCGATGCTTCTGGTATACGCCATACAGCTCAAGGATCCCGTGTTTATTCTCGGACAGGCGGGAGGTGCATTCATCTATCTTCGAAATTTGATGCTCATTTACCGGAATCGGGGTAAAGAGTCCGATTCCACTATTTCATAA
- a CDS encoding glycosyltransferase family 2 protein, with the protein MKLSAVIPFHNEEACAENVILETAEVLKGLNQSFEILAVNDGSSDRTRDILSALCPSIPELRVFSARKKGGQSSAVYFGLQKAKGEILLTMDGDGQNDPHDFPAMITLLNDADMVVGVRRKRKDRWIKRISSKIANSFRRLVLRDPFHDVGCAMRVMSNRVSRNLPYFTSLHRFAPILACRMGFTVKEIPVNHRARLGGKTKYGTWDRLIVGLSDLYGVRWLTRRIQAYEIREHIDEENA; encoded by the coding sequence GTGAAATTGTCCGCGGTTATTCCCTTTCATAATGAAGAGGCGTGCGCAGAGAATGTAATCCTGGAAACAGCGGAAGTCTTGAAAGGCCTGAACCAGTCTTTTGAGATTCTCGCGGTTAATGACGGGAGTTCTGACCGGACCCGGGACATTCTCTCCGCACTTTGCCCATCGATTCCCGAACTGCGTGTTTTTTCAGCCCGGAAAAAAGGAGGGCAGTCTTCAGCTGTCTACTTCGGGCTCCAGAAGGCAAAGGGGGAAATCCTCCTGACGATGGATGGTGACGGCCAGAATGATCCCCATGACTTCCCGGCCATGATTACCCTGCTGAATGATGCCGACATGGTTGTAGGGGTGAGGAGGAAACGAAAGGATCGCTGGATAAAGCGGATCAGTTCGAAGATCGCCAATTCATTTCGAAGGCTGGTTTTAAGAGATCCATTTCATGATGTCGGATGCGCGATGAGGGTTATGTCGAACAGGGTCTCTCGCAATCTGCCTTATTTTACAAGCCTGCACCGCTTTGCTCCCATCCTTGCCTGTCGTATGGGTTTTACCGTAAAAGAAATCCCCGTCAACCACCGGGCCCGCCTCGGGGGTAAGACAAAATATGGTACCTGGGATCGTCTGATCGTCGGTCTTTCGGATCTTTACGGAGTGAGGTGGCTTACCCGTCGGATCCAGGCCTATGAAATTCGTGAACATATCGATGAGGAGAATGCATGA
- a CDS encoding rhomboid family intramembrane serine protease has protein sequence MSLKSLLDFLGFNSPKWRWRIYRAERALKEAFQKQEGPRRLTMKRCLRCGGLSPVTDRRCVTCGSILLPAWLNWLPLRLTSADIPATWTLLSLNFIWFVLALVLEGPKGLMSPSTDTLIRTGAQFWPYVFQGQFYRVITYAFVHIGFIHFAFNMVVLYQIAPIIERETGRFFIFLYTFTAVTATGAGLLFHPLSPTAGASGSLFGLIGFMIVYAHRLGNRGLRNFMVQWALYALVFGFLVGADNAGHVGGALGGLFLGAVLPMRREVLRSLQQVLTLGAFLSWMAIAAGLITVVIRLL, from the coding sequence TTGAGCCTGAAGTCTTTGCTTGACTTTCTGGGTTTCAACAGCCCGAAGTGGCGCTGGAGAATTTACCGGGCAGAAAGGGCTTTGAAGGAGGCGTTTCAAAAGCAGGAAGGTCCTCGAAGGCTTACGATGAAACGTTGCCTGCGCTGCGGTGGCCTGAGTCCTGTTACGGATCGCAGATGTGTAACCTGCGGGTCCATTCTTCTGCCTGCCTGGTTGAACTGGCTTCCCCTTCGACTTACCTCGGCCGATATTCCAGCGACCTGGACCCTTTTGAGTCTCAACTTTATATGGTTTGTTCTTGCGCTGGTTCTGGAAGGCCCGAAGGGATTGATGAGTCCATCGACGGATACCCTGATCCGTACGGGTGCCCAATTCTGGCCTTATGTTTTTCAGGGACAGTTCTATCGGGTAATCACCTATGCTTTTGTCCATATCGGATTTATCCACTTTGCCTTTAACATGGTAGTTCTCTATCAGATTGCACCGATTATCGAAAGGGAAACCGGAAGGTTTTTTATTTTTCTTTATACCTTCACGGCTGTGACGGCAACCGGGGCAGGCCTTCTCTTTCACCCCCTTTCGCCAACGGCAGGTGCCTCCGGCAGCCTGTTTGGTCTGATCGGTTTCATGATTGTCTATGCGCACCGCCTGGGAAACAGGGGACTTCGAAACTTTATGGTTCAATGGGCTCTCTATGCCCTGGTCTTCGGATTTCTGGTGGGAGCCGACAATGCGGGGCATGTCGGAGGGGCCCTGGGCGGACTCTTTCTCGGAGCCGTGTTGCCGATGAGACGCGAAGTACTTCGCTCCTTACAGCAGGTTCTTACCCTGGGAGCTTTCCTTTCATGGATGGCCATCGCGGCCGGCCTCATTACTGTAGTTATACGCCTTCTTTGA